A window of Pusillimonas sp. T7-7 contains these coding sequences:
- a CDS encoding relaxase domain-containing protein, with the protein MISLQTLHRGNAGKAGHYYADQKDDYYSKEGGAAQWQGQGDDIALSTSIRKDSKARAALDLTFSAPKSISIQALVGKDVKVLEAHDHAVTKTLEYLERELVRGRHKEDASASPFLFQRCRSSFLPALTISSKSMCCSRISFSRS; encoded by the coding sequence ATGATCTCCCTACAGACCCTACACAGGGGTAATGCCGGCAAGGCCGGCCACTACTACGCTGACCAGAAAGACGACTATTACAGCAAAGAAGGCGGCGCAGCGCAGTGGCAAGGCCAAGGCGACGACATCGCACTATCCACGTCAATCCGCAAGGATAGTAAAGCGCGGGCTGCACTCGATCTGACCTTTTCGGCACCCAAATCAATTAGTATCCAGGCCTTGGTCGGCAAAGATGTCAAAGTGCTGGAGGCGCACGACCATGCAGTGACTAAAACCCTTGAGTATCTAGAAAGAGAGCTTGTTCGGGGTCGACACAAAGAGGACGCTTCGGCGTCCCCTTTTTTGTTTCAGCGCTGTCGATCCAGTTTTCTTCCCGCCCTCACGATTTCATCCAAATCGATGTGCTGCTCCCGTATTTCTTTCAGTCGCTCTTGA
- a CDS encoding ShlB/FhaC/HecB family hemolysin secretion/activation protein yields MFDVDKKYKAAKAYAIRIAMCSLVGPMTLVGGQAIAQEAKSQQAVAADAAEAATPSGSVNVNEYIVRGNTVLQARDIEKAVYPYLGPQRSLKDIEAARDALQAIYHEKGYQSVFVDLPEQQVEGGIVFLQVSETKIGRVRVTGAEHYSPLAIRDDVPALSEGTVPDFNQAQVQLTELNRSASRQVVPLVKEGALPGTMDVDLKVEDKSPWNASVGLNNDYSADTEKLRAMVTIGHDNLWQRGDAFSLTYFTAPEDQDNAKVWSGSYTRRLSDRWNLQFSGFKSDSNVATIGGTNVLGKGYSFGMSAIYSLAPSGNWYNSVSVGLDYKDFDENVVFGGDADTVPIQYVPITLSYNGYRFTETSQSSFGLSVVAASDSFFGVGSDADEFDYKRYRAKPSFALIKGDASHTHSFFGDWQLGLRGSFQAASGPLVSNEQFSAGGATSIRGYLAAERTGDDGVLASIEWRTPSLSRWLGPHVNEWRFYAFAEYAALRLQDPLPEQESSFRLGSVGFGTRLQVLDWLNASVDWGYPLKDGPNTTKHDPRINFSLRASF; encoded by the coding sequence ATGTTTGACGTAGACAAGAAGTACAAGGCAGCAAAGGCTTACGCGATACGCATTGCGATGTGTTCCCTGGTTGGCCCGATGACACTGGTCGGTGGCCAGGCCATCGCGCAAGAGGCGAAGTCCCAGCAGGCTGTAGCCGCCGATGCGGCAGAGGCGGCCACACCGTCCGGCAGCGTCAACGTCAACGAATATATCGTGCGTGGCAATACGGTACTGCAGGCGCGTGATATTGAAAAGGCGGTTTACCCCTATCTGGGGCCGCAGCGCAGCCTAAAGGATATTGAAGCGGCGCGCGACGCCTTGCAAGCCATTTATCACGAGAAGGGCTATCAGTCTGTGTTCGTCGATCTGCCCGAGCAGCAGGTCGAAGGCGGCATCGTGTTCCTTCAGGTGTCCGAGACCAAAATCGGGCGCGTGAGGGTGACGGGCGCCGAACATTACTCGCCCCTGGCCATCCGCGACGATGTGCCGGCGCTTAGCGAAGGCACGGTGCCCGACTTCAACCAGGCGCAGGTGCAGCTGACCGAGCTTAACCGCAGCGCCAGCCGCCAAGTGGTGCCGCTCGTTAAAGAGGGCGCACTGCCGGGCACCATGGACGTGGACCTGAAGGTCGAGGACAAAAGCCCCTGGAACGCCAGCGTGGGTCTGAACAACGACTACAGCGCCGACACCGAGAAGCTGCGCGCCATGGTCACCATCGGCCATGACAACCTGTGGCAGCGCGGCGATGCGTTTTCGCTGACCTACTTCACCGCGCCCGAAGATCAGGATAACGCCAAGGTGTGGTCCGGTTCGTACACCCGGCGTCTGTCGGACCGCTGGAATCTGCAGTTCTCCGGCTTCAAGTCCGACAGCAATGTGGCCACGATCGGCGGCACCAATGTATTGGGCAAAGGCTATTCGTTCGGCATGTCCGCCATCTATTCGCTGGCGCCTTCGGGTAATTGGTACAACTCGGTGTCGGTCGGCCTGGACTACAAGGATTTCGACGAAAACGTGGTGTTTGGCGGCGATGCCGACACGGTGCCGATCCAGTATGTGCCCATCACCCTGTCATATAACGGCTACCGCTTTACCGAAACCTCGCAAAGCAGCTTCGGGTTAAGCGTGGTGGCCGCCAGCGATTCCTTCTTTGGCGTGGGCAGCGATGCCGACGAGTTCGATTACAAGCGCTATCGCGCCAAGCCCAGCTTTGCCCTGATTAAAGGCGACGCCAGCCACACGCACAGTTTCTTCGGCGATTGGCAACTGGGGCTGCGCGGCTCGTTCCAGGCCGCCTCGGGCCCGCTCGTGTCCAACGAGCAGTTCTCGGCCGGGGGCGCCACCAGCATCCGCGGCTACCTGGCCGCCGAGCGCACGGGCGACGATGGCGTGCTGGCCTCGATCGAGTGGCGCACGCCGTCGCTGTCGCGCTGGCTTGGGCCACACGTGAACGAATGGCGCTTTTATGCCTTTGCCGAATACGCCGCCTTGCGCCTGCAAGACCCCTTGCCGGAGCAGGAGTCCAGTTTCCGTCTGGGCAGCGTGGGCTTCGGTACCCGCCTGCAGGTGCTCGATTGGCTGAACGCCAGCGTGGACTGGGGCTATCCGCTTAAAGACGGCCCCAACACCACCAAACACGATCCGCGCATCAACTTCAGTCTGCGCGCCAGCTTCTAA
- a CDS encoding DUF2341 domain-containing protein, whose translation MQRLLTLMLVVLAGLLPAAAHAWWQPDWNYRKQISIDTTAEGAAIAENVGRTPMLVRLHTGNFAFDGVNDNGSDIRFVTADDTMVLNHQIESFDPLMGMALIWVDIPDIVASQRQDIWMYYGNEAAPATGNGQLTFDPNYTVLYHFDGAAGAPPRDTTAYSNHAQTPITAVVDGVVGKAAQFSGVESPLMLPSSPSLAQSAAAAFTFSAWVRADQPAGQQLLYARRDAGNALLIGLDQGVPFVEVNGQRSQPGQPVSPGAWQHVAVTADGSQVVLYVQGRATASLATSLPPLSTVAAIGGDVPGYVPAAPVVEAAPSEDGAAAEVDTGAEAPVADTAAAPVVAASPFTPFVGAIDELRVSKVARPAALIFADAMAQGSESRLVVYGVDEEQSGFGFGALGFLFSAVPLDAWIILAVLAFMMVQSWIIMARKSRNAARLNQANGRFREAFSKVGQRLELLADDKNLASSLKDSSLWRLYQVAINEIRTRRAQGVDTSMVSVATIESIRASMDAVRTRENQQLGAKLGILSNAIAGGPYIGLLGTVLGIMVVFLGTAMAGDVNINAIAPGMAAALLATAAGLFVAIPALFGYNRIISRNKEISADMRVFVDEFVTRLAEVSGAGNEGAAKSKSGKKAAPAPSVDSDLSQAPVAGTA comes from the coding sequence ATGCAACGCTTATTGACATTAATGCTTGTCGTGTTGGCGGGCCTGCTGCCGGCGGCGGCCCACGCCTGGTGGCAGCCTGACTGGAATTACCGCAAGCAAATTTCGATCGACACGACGGCCGAAGGCGCTGCGATCGCCGAGAACGTGGGCCGCACGCCCATGCTGGTGCGCCTGCACACCGGCAACTTCGCTTTTGACGGCGTCAACGACAACGGGTCGGATATTCGTTTCGTGACAGCCGACGACACCATGGTGCTCAATCACCAGATCGAATCGTTCGATCCCCTGATGGGCATGGCGCTGATCTGGGTGGACATCCCCGATATCGTGGCCAGCCAGCGCCAGGACATCTGGATGTACTACGGCAACGAAGCGGCGCCCGCCACGGGCAACGGCCAGTTGACCTTCGATCCGAATTACACGGTGCTGTATCACTTTGATGGCGCCGCTGGCGCGCCGCCACGTGACACCACGGCTTATAGCAACCATGCGCAGACCCCGATTACGGCAGTGGTCGATGGCGTGGTGGGCAAGGCCGCTCAGTTCTCCGGCGTGGAGTCGCCTTTGATGCTGCCGTCCAGCCCGTCGCTGGCGCAGTCGGCCGCCGCCGCCTTTACATTCAGCGCCTGGGTGCGGGCTGACCAGCCTGCCGGCCAGCAACTGCTGTATGCGCGACGCGACGCGGGCAATGCCTTGCTGATCGGTCTGGATCAAGGCGTGCCGTTCGTGGAAGTCAACGGCCAGCGCAGCCAGCCCGGCCAGCCGGTCTCGCCCGGCGCCTGGCAGCATGTCGCGGTAACGGCCGATGGCAGCCAGGTCGTGTTGTATGTGCAGGGCCGTGCGACCGCCTCGCTGGCGACCAGTCTGCCCCCCTTGAGCACAGTGGCCGCGATCGGCGGTGATGTTCCCGGTTATGTGCCGGCCGCCCCAGTGGTCGAGGCCGCGCCGTCCGAGGACGGGGCTGCAGCCGAAGTCGATACGGGCGCTGAAGCGCCGGTGGCCGATACCGCCGCCGCGCCTGTGGTCGCCGCATCGCCCTTTACGCCTTTTGTCGGCGCGATCGACGAATTGCGTGTCTCCAAGGTGGCCCGTCCGGCAGCGCTGATCTTTGCCGACGCCATGGCGCAAGGCTCCGAATCGCGTCTGGTGGTCTACGGCGTGGATGAAGAACAGTCAGGTTTCGGTTTTGGCGCGCTGGGTTTCTTGTTCAGCGCCGTACCGTTGGATGCGTGGATTATCTTGGCCGTGCTGGCGTTCATGATGGTGCAGTCATGGATCATCATGGCCCGCAAGAGCCGCAACGCCGCCCGTTTGAACCAAGCCAACGGCCGGTTCCGCGAGGCCTTCTCCAAAGTGGGGCAGCGCCTTGAACTGCTGGCCGACGATAAGAACCTGGCGTCCAGCTTGAAGGATTCGTCCTTGTGGCGGCTGTATCAGGTGGCCATCAACGAAATCCGCACCCGCCGCGCCCAAGGCGTCGATACCAGCATGGTGTCGGTGGCGACCATTGAATCGATCCGCGCCTCGATGGACGCGGTGCGCACCCGCGAGAACCAGCAGCTTGGCGCCAAGTTGGGCATCTTGTCCAACGCGATTGCCGGCGGCCCCTACATCGGGCTGCTGGGCACGGTGCTGGGGATCATGGTGGTGTTCCTGGGCACCGCCATGGCCGGTGACGTCAACATCAACGCGATTGCTCCCGGTATGGCCGCCGCGCTGCTGGCCACCGCAGCCGGTCTTTTTGTGGCCATTCCCGCACTGTTTGGCTACAACCGCATCATTTCGCGCAATAAGGAAATCAGCGCGGACATGCGTGTGTTCGTCGACGAGTTCGTGACCCGCCTGGCCGAGGTGAGCGGTGCGGGCAATGAAGGCGCCGCTAAATCCAAATCGGGCAAGAAGGCCGCGCCCGCCCCGAGTGTCGATAGCGATCTGTCGCAGGCCCCAGTGGCCGGTACGGCGTAA
- a CDS encoding biopolymer transporter ExbD: MASLASRDEDDDDAAVDGINITPLVDVLMVVLVMFILTATAQVSGIQVNLPKASSTVSLVQPKTKAISINEAGQVFLDAYPVTLPELEDRLRTEKALNPEFPVIVRGDATVQYQKVVEVLDLMRRLELSQVGLVTGKPN; the protein is encoded by the coding sequence ATGGCTTCCCTAGCTTCCCGCGATGAAGACGATGACGACGCCGCCGTTGATGGCATCAATATCACGCCGCTGGTCGATGTGCTGATGGTGGTGCTGGTCATGTTCATCCTGACGGCCACCGCGCAGGTGTCTGGCATACAGGTGAACCTGCCCAAGGCCAGTTCCACCGTGTCGCTGGTCCAGCCCAAAACCAAGGCCATTTCCATCAACGAGGCCGGGCAGGTGTTTCTGGATGCGTATCCGGTCACGCTGCCCGAACTGGAGGACCGCTTGCGCACCGAAAAAGCGCTCAACCCGGAGTTTCCGGTCATTGTGCGGGGCGATGCGACTGTGCAGTACCAGAAAGTGGTGGAAGTGCTCGATCTGATGCGTCGCCTGGAGCTGTCTCAGGTGGGCCTGGTCACCGGCAAACCGAATTAA
- a CDS encoding TonB family protein gives MSSNTPQPPESNKPQRDAGRDDAPDQGQAPSPWQAASAPSRRQSLVKAGIWVAGLTVVALLGWFIYQWANDMAGIKREAPKLATIIPLPPPPPPPPEPEKPPEPEEPKEEEVVEPEPEPEPTPIEEPQPEEEAPPSPSDDLADPMQIDGEAQAGSDAFNIGAGSGGGMSGGGGGRAGNATYSQYLAYVFQRILRDDERTRNLVFRLNADIWLTASGQITQVKLTKSSGDAEIDELVVAALRAVGQLDERPPGSLSMPISVAFQGRRPN, from the coding sequence ATGTCGTCTAACACTCCCCAACCGCCAGAGTCGAACAAGCCGCAACGCGACGCTGGCCGGGACGATGCACCCGATCAGGGTCAGGCGCCCAGCCCTTGGCAGGCGGCTTCCGCGCCGTCGCGCCGCCAGTCGCTGGTCAAGGCAGGTATATGGGTGGCCGGGCTGACGGTTGTGGCGCTGCTGGGCTGGTTTATATACCAGTGGGCCAACGATATGGCGGGCATCAAGCGCGAAGCGCCCAAGCTGGCCACCATCATTCCGCTGCCTCCGCCGCCGCCTCCACCGCCCGAGCCTGAAAAGCCGCCCGAGCCCGAGGAACCCAAGGAAGAAGAGGTGGTCGAGCCTGAACCCGAGCCCGAACCCACGCCGATTGAAGAGCCCCAGCCCGAGGAAGAAGCGCCGCCGTCACCGTCCGACGACCTGGCCGACCCCATGCAGATCGATGGCGAGGCGCAAGCCGGCAGCGATGCCTTCAACATCGGCGCGGGCAGCGGTGGCGGCATGTCTGGCGGCGGAGGCGGGCGAGCTGGCAACGCCACCTACAGCCAGTACCTGGCCTACGTGTTCCAGCGCATTTTGCGCGACGACGAGCGTACGCGCAATCTGGTGTTTCGCCTGAATGCGGACATTTGGCTCACGGCAAGCGGCCAGATCACGCAGGTCAAGCTGACCAAATCGAGCGGCGATGCCGAGATCGACGAACTGGTGGTGGCGGCGCTGCGCGCGGTCGGTCAGCTCGACGAGCGCCCGCCCGGATCGCTCAGTATGCCCATTAGCGTGGCCTTCCAGGGCCGGCGCCCCAATTAA
- a CDS encoding putative porin translates to MNQQPTLTFRPSRLTAALALTLAFAAAPVAAQSTAPTDNATINLIRLLVEQGVLKQDQADALVKQAAAEAAQVKTAQASGGAALAQPGDVRVPYIPETVRDEIRDEVKTEVMAQAKAENWAQPNTFPDWVSRITVEGDVRVRGESRMFNSNNSNEIIDFAEMNATGPYDVNANSVNNPGYPPMLNTRRDRRNLARVRARIGIRADISEQWTAGVRLATGSDDSPVSTTQTLGGGMGKKDIWLDQAYLTYRPTAWATLTGGRIGNPFMSTDMLYSNDLNFDGAAAIFKHPLAGRDVTLFGTLGGFATEYANGPWSSSNDWTEGESENKWLLGGQVGAEWKIDAKNTLTGALAYYHFDNIAGQRSSACSPWAFGEGCDTDWSRPAFMQKGNTLFLLRNIQENPELAPGTTPQEQYVGLASEFNLLDLNLRWDTRVMNGLGLRLSGNYVRNLAYDEDKMWSRSEGWIANNFNEDGNFESGGNAWMVHAALGNNFDVRDKGDWQVFAGYKYIQPDAMPDGYNDSTFHLGGTNAKGYYLGGSYAFDKNVYGSLRYISSSEIYGAPLSIDIVQVEVNARF, encoded by the coding sequence ATGAATCAGCAACCCACCTTGACGTTTCGCCCCAGCCGGTTGACCGCCGCGCTCGCGTTGACGTTGGCGTTTGCGGCCGCACCGGTCGCGGCGCAATCGACGGCGCCCACCGATAACGCCACCATCAACCTGATCCGCCTGCTGGTCGAGCAAGGCGTGCTCAAGCAGGACCAGGCCGATGCGCTGGTCAAGCAGGCCGCCGCCGAAGCGGCGCAGGTCAAGACCGCGCAGGCCTCAGGCGGCGCGGCTCTGGCCCAGCCGGGAGACGTGCGCGTGCCCTATATCCCCGAGACCGTGCGCGATGAGATTCGCGACGAGGTCAAAACCGAAGTGATGGCGCAGGCCAAGGCCGAGAACTGGGCCCAGCCCAACACCTTCCCCGATTGGGTATCGCGCATCACCGTCGAAGGCGACGTGCGGGTGCGCGGCGAGTCGCGCATGTTCAATAGCAACAATAGCAACGAGATCATCGACTTTGCCGAGATGAACGCCACCGGTCCGTATGATGTCAACGCGAACTCGGTCAATAATCCCGGCTATCCGCCCATGCTCAACACACGCCGCGACCGGCGCAACCTGGCTCGTGTGCGGGCGCGCATCGGCATACGCGCCGATATATCCGAGCAATGGACGGCCGGCGTACGCTTGGCCACAGGCAGCGACGACAGCCCGGTGTCCACCACCCAGACATTGGGCGGTGGCATGGGTAAAAAAGATATCTGGCTGGATCAAGCCTACCTGACCTATCGTCCCACCGCGTGGGCGACGCTCACGGGCGGGCGCATTGGCAACCCCTTCATGTCCACCGACATGCTGTATTCGAACGACTTGAATTTCGATGGGGCGGCGGCGATCTTCAAACACCCATTGGCCGGCCGTGATGTGACCCTGTTCGGTACTTTGGGCGGCTTTGCCACCGAGTACGCCAATGGCCCATGGTCTTCATCGAATGACTGGACCGAAGGCGAAAGCGAAAACAAATGGCTGCTGGGCGGGCAGGTTGGCGCCGAGTGGAAGATCGACGCCAAGAACACCTTGACCGGTGCGTTGGCCTATTACCATTTCGACAATATCGCCGGTCAGCGCTCAAGTGCGTGTTCGCCATGGGCTTTTGGCGAAGGGTGCGATACCGACTGGTCGCGTCCGGCGTTCATGCAAAAGGGCAATACGCTTTTCCTGCTGCGCAATATCCAGGAGAATCCGGAGCTGGCTCCGGGTACAACGCCTCAGGAGCAGTATGTTGGCCTGGCCTCGGAATTCAATCTGCTTGACCTCAATCTGCGCTGGGATACGCGCGTGATGAATGGACTGGGCCTGCGCCTTAGCGGCAACTACGTGCGTAACCTCGCCTACGACGAGGACAAGATGTGGAGCCGTTCCGAAGGATGGATCGCCAACAACTTCAACGAAGACGGCAACTTCGAAAGCGGCGGCAACGCCTGGATGGTCCACGCCGCGCTGGGCAACAACTTCGACGTGCGCGACAAGGGCGACTGGCAGGTGTTTGCGGGCTACAAGTACATACAGCCCGATGCCATGCCCGACGGCTACAACGACTCGACCTTCCATCTGGGCGGCACCAACGCCAAGGGCTATTACCTGGGTGGCAGCTACGCGTTCGACAAGAACGTATACGGCTCGCTGCGCTACATCAGCTCCAGCGAAATTTATGGCGCGCCCTTGTCAATCGACATTGTGCAGGTCGAGGTCAACGCGCGGTTCTAA